From Candidatus Eremiobacterota bacterium, one genomic window encodes:
- the fabG gene encoding 3-oxoacyl-[acyl-carrier-protein] reductase, which translates to MRLKDKVAIITGSASGIGKSAALVFAREGAKVVVCDVNEENIEKTVADIKALGAEAMGIVIDVSKAPQVEKMVQKVHEHFGRIDILVNNAGITRDALLIKLSEENWDKVIEVNLKGVFLCTQAVAKKMVTQGKGKIINTSSVVGVYGNIGQTNYAAAKAGIIGMTKTWAKELGRKNVCVNAVTPGFIQTEMTAGLPEKVLTMMKDKTPLGRLGVPEDVANLYLFLASDESDYVNGQVIGVDGGMVI; encoded by the coding sequence ATGAGACTCAAGGATAAAGTTGCCATTATCACGGGATCAGCTTCAGGAATAGGGAAAAGTGCCGCCCTTGTCTTTGCGAGGGAAGGGGCGAAGGTGGTGGTCTGTGACGTGAATGAAGAGAATATCGAGAAGACTGTGGCGGATATCAAGGCGCTTGGTGCTGAAGCCATGGGAATAGTCATTGACGTGTCCAAGGCCCCGCAGGTTGAAAAGATGGTGCAGAAAGTCCATGAGCATTTCGGGCGCATCGATATTCTCGTCAATAACGCCGGCATCACCCGTGACGCCCTTCTCATCAAGCTCTCCGAGGAGAACTGGGACAAGGTGATTGAGGTGAACCTCAAGGGGGTCTTTCTCTGCACGCAGGCTGTGGCCAAAAAAATGGTCACCCAGGGGAAGGGGAAGATCATCAATACCTCGTCAGTCGTGGGAGTCTATGGCAACATAGGCCAGACCAACTATGCGGCCGCGAAGGCAGGCATCATAGGCATGACGAAGACATGGGCCAAGGAACTGGGCCGGAAAAACGTCTGTGTCAATGCCGTGACGCCTGGGTTCATCCAGACAGAGATGACGGCGGGGCTCCCTGAAAAAGTGCTCACCATGATGAAGGACAAGACGCCCCTGGGAAGGCTTGGTGTCCCTGAGGACGTGGCCAATCTCTATCTGTTTCTTGCCTCCGATGAGTCTGACTACGTGAACGGTCAGGTTATCGGTGTTGACGGGGGCATGGTGATTTAA
- a CDS encoding polyhydroxyalkanoate synthesis regulator DNA-binding domain-containing protein, with protein MRSGDPYNSTMEPRVVTIKRYTNRRLYNIDESRYVKLDEIAEIIRSGSDIRVIDTQNDEDITKQILAQIILEDEKNKKDLLPASLLYKIIRANEGYTRDFFENYLAMTFDAYETYRSEMEQRLQTVTDISRIPLELGHIFMKSFGMGSHGPARPEKK; from the coding sequence ATGCGATCGGGAGACCCTTATAATAGCACTATGGAACCCAGGGTAGTGACCATAAAACGCTACACCAACAGGCGGCTCTACAACATTGACGAGAGCCGCTACGTGAAGCTTGACGAGATAGCCGAAATCATAAGGAGCGGCAGCGACATCAGGGTGATTGACACGCAGAACGACGAGGACATCACCAAGCAGATCCTCGCTCAGATTATCCTGGAAGACGAGAAAAACAAGAAGGATCTTCTCCCCGCGTCGCTCCTCTACAAGATCATAAGGGCAAACGAGGGATATACCCGTGACTTTTTTGAAAATTACCTGGCAATGACCTTCGATGCCTACGAGACCTACCGCAGTGAGATGGAGCAGCGCCTCCAGACCGTGACCGACATCTCCAGGATCCCCCTTGAGCTGGGCCATATCTTCATGAAAAGCTTCGGCATGGGGAGCCACGGCCCCGCGCGGCCGGAAAAGAAATGA